A genomic window from Ruminiclostridium cellulolyticum H10 includes:
- a CDS encoding GNAT family N-acetyltransferase — translation MNYTIRPIRVEDAADMNEMYIMDGVRENILGLFSARIDQTEEFIKTAGSNQHHLVAETNENGVKKVVGSVALIVSQNPRTSHTASLGIMVHKDYQGKGIGTALLKKILDLADNWLMLIRLELNVFVENERAVNLYKSLGFQIEGTKKYMAVKNGKYADEYLMARYNLTDKLS, via the coding sequence ATGAATTATACTATAAGGCCCATACGTGTAGAGGATGCAGCGGATATGAATGAGATGTATATAATGGACGGGGTAAGAGAAAATATTCTAGGTTTATTCAGTGCAAGAATAGATCAAACAGAAGAGTTTATAAAGACCGCTGGCTCCAATCAACATCATTTGGTAGCTGAGACCAATGAAAATGGAGTAAAGAAAGTAGTAGGTTCGGTAGCACTGATTGTAAGCCAGAACCCAAGAACCAGTCATACTGCGTCATTAGGAATAATGGTACATAAAGATTATCAGGGAAAGGGAATAGGAACCGCACTATTAAAAAAAATTCTTGATTTAGCAGATAACTGGCTGATGCTTATACGTTTAGAATTAAATGTATTTGTAGAAAATGAAAGGGCGGTCAACCTATATAAATCACTTGGTTTTCAGATAGAAGGCACAAAAAAATATATGGCTGTAAAAAACGGTAAATATGCCGATGAATATTTAATGGCAAGATACAACCTCACAGATAAATTATCCTAG
- a CDS encoding ATP-dependent helicase produces MTQSEIDWENNKLREIINKEAFKDLSTEQRKAVLTVEGSVLLIAGPGSGKTTVIVNRVYNLIKYERVNPKSILTLTFNKAAQLEMDRRFQKLYGNHVKEKVQFSTLHSFCNRVVRDYEIMKGRSLRRIEGTDENVNKKILLKDIYYSINSTKINDDELDNLINEISYIKNKMIKNGDDSYFSSKKFSKVYRAYEEHKKQNLMIDFDDMLTYAYSILSRFPQILDWYKKRYTYIQVDEGQDLSNIQFAILKLLSGPDGNIFIVADDDQSIYRFRGAEPQYILDMSSEFNNLKLFRLENNYRSSLNIVDLTSKFIMKNDKRYLKSHKTKNKRADDPFILSVENESGQSDIVLKKISELLTGNRSISIGILYRNNLSSILVADKLQRNSISFRIRQNRLFFFRHWLVQEVCAFLMFSLDGYDTESFTKICFRMNRFISKTMLECALQGEERDNVIDRIINNHDLKPFQLTAMRDLKGEFASLAKKNPWSALEYIKNDFRYLESVKEYSSISGQSFDYFNRLFGILHGISVDCPTISAFLVRLQELEKIFEAGGVQNDWEKNQITLSTLHSSKGLEYDSVFMIDMINSEIPGDKVLENSEKITLEEERRLFYVGMTRAKKDLYLLNPCTLNDEKFMPSIFINEVVQLLQKDIINNISEGKFVNHVKFGRGMVVAINKEHGSDRHMIEIKFFKVGCRKLDLQHCIDKKLLKFE; encoded by the coding sequence ATGACACAATCTGAAATAGACTGGGAAAACAATAAATTAAGAGAAATAATAAACAAAGAAGCGTTTAAAGATTTAAGCACAGAGCAAAGGAAAGCTGTTCTTACTGTAGAAGGGTCTGTACTACTTATTGCTGGCCCCGGAAGTGGAAAAACAACAGTGATAGTAAACCGTGTTTACAATCTAATAAAATATGAGAGAGTAAATCCTAAAAGTATACTAACACTAACATTCAACAAAGCAGCACAGCTTGAAATGGATAGGCGATTTCAAAAACTTTACGGAAATCATGTAAAAGAAAAAGTACAGTTTTCAACATTGCACAGCTTCTGCAATAGGGTAGTCAGGGACTATGAAATAATGAAAGGCCGGAGCTTGAGGCGTATTGAGGGTACTGATGAAAATGTAAATAAAAAAATTCTGTTGAAGGACATATATTATAGTATAAATAGTACAAAAATAAATGATGATGAGCTGGATAACCTTATAAACGAAATAAGCTATATCAAAAATAAAATGATTAAAAACGGCGATGATAGCTATTTTAGCTCAAAGAAATTCTCAAAGGTCTATAGAGCCTATGAGGAACACAAGAAACAGAATCTGATGATTGACTTTGACGACATGCTCACATATGCCTATAGTATACTGTCAAGATTTCCGCAAATTCTGGATTGGTATAAAAAACGTTACACCTATATCCAGGTGGATGAAGGTCAGGATTTGTCAAACATACAGTTTGCCATACTCAAGCTTTTGTCGGGGCCGGACGGGAATATATTCATAGTGGCGGATGATGACCAATCCATTTATCGTTTCAGGGGAGCCGAACCGCAGTACATTCTGGATATGAGCAGTGAATTCAACAATCTAAAGCTTTTTCGGCTTGAAAATAATTACAGATCTTCACTTAATATAGTAGACCTTACCAGTAAGTTTATAATGAAAAATGATAAAAGGTACTTGAAATCACATAAAACTAAGAATAAAAGGGCTGATGATCCGTTTATCCTCAGTGTTGAAAATGAGAGTGGACAGTCGGATATTGTTCTTAAAAAGATATCGGAGTTACTTACGGGAAATAGGTCTATAAGCATCGGAATCTTGTACAGAAACAACCTCTCATCCATTCTTGTTGCAGATAAACTTCAAAGGAACAGTATCTCATTCAGAATCAGACAGAACAGACTGTTTTTTTTCAGGCATTGGCTTGTTCAAGAGGTATGTGCATTTCTGATGTTTTCACTTGACGGTTATGATACTGAGTCATTTACAAAAATATGTTTCAGAATGAATAGATTTATATCAAAAACCATGTTGGAATGTGCCTTACAGGGTGAAGAAAGAGACAATGTAATTGACAGAATAATAAACAATCATGATCTGAAACCGTTCCAGCTTACAGCAATGAGAGATTTAAAAGGGGAATTTGCTTCATTGGCAAAAAAGAATCCGTGGTCTGCTTTAGAGTACATAAAAAATGATTTCAGATATTTAGAGAGTGTTAAAGAGTACAGTAGTATATCCGGCCAGTCCTTTGATTACTTTAACAGGCTTTTTGGCATTCTGCATGGAATATCAGTTGATTGTCCGACCATTTCAGCATTTCTTGTGCGATTACAAGAGTTAGAGAAAATATTTGAGGCCGGAGGAGTTCAAAATGATTGGGAAAAGAATCAAATAACTCTTAGCACACTACACTCATCAAAGGGTCTTGAATACGACAGTGTATTTATGATAGATATGATTAACAGCGAGATTCCGGGAGATAAGGTTCTGGAAAACTCAGAAAAAATAACTCTTGAAGAGGAGCGGAGACTATTTTATGTCGGAATGACAAGAGCAAAAAAAGATTTATATCTGCTTAATCCTTGCACATTGAATGATGAAAAATTTATGCCATCTATTTTTATAAACGAGGTTGTACAACTTCTGCAAAAGGACATAATAAATAATATAAGTGAAGGAAAGTTTGTTAACCATGTTAAATTCGGTAGGGGTATGGTAGTTGCAATAAATAAAGAACATGGTTCTGACAGACATATGATAGAAATAAAGTTTTTTAAGGTGGGATGCAGAAAACTTGATTTACAGCACTGTATTGATAAAAAACTATTAAAATTTGAATAA
- a CDS encoding ATP-dependent DNA helicase, with the protein MGKPEIKISIRNLVELVLRSGDIDNRLVSSGRMLEGTKIHQKIQKQGGELYNKEVSLAHNYETQDFIFRLEGRADGIISEPGGVVIDEIKSTARPLELIDEEFSILHWAQAKCYAFIYALQNELQNIYVQLTYFHIDTEETKNIRKLFSIKELNEFIEDLLDKYVVWASISDSWNKQRDDSIKSLQFPFKSYRRGQRELAVAVYKTIMQGKKLFAQAPTGIGKTISTLFPAVKALGEQHISKIFYLTAKTITRQVAEEAFSKMRECGLVFRTITLTAKDKICFNKGGSCNPDFCEYAKGHYNRVNNAMEDVLNTSQNLSREVIEEYALKHKVCPFEFSLDLSLWADCIVCDYNYAFDPRVYLKRFFLNNTGDYAFLVDEAHNLVDRAREMFSAQIHKSAYLEAKKLMKSKVPKVAKILNKINSYMVTLRKQCAEEGFIISKTELKDLYRLLNNFISESEEWILKNQNNNIEGFEQLLEVYFDSIAFTRMADFYDERYVTFIETKSMDVRVKLFCLDPSYLLSDAVKRGKTAVFFSATLTPVNYFMDILGGDKEDYNINLASPFDKDNLCLIVNDNISTRYKSRDKSYDKIVDIIWSSISKRTGNYVVFFPSYKYMNEVYTRFTEQYPETNTIIQETSMTEEERESFLNRFQSGTEKSLVSFGVLGGIFSEGIDLKGDRLIGAIIVGVGLPQVSPEQNIIMDYFKNKNRMGFENAYMYPGMNKVLQAAGRVIRSEHDVGTVILLDERFSNGNYRRLFPKHWEHVLRVQDTGQLEKRLEQFWIDKDMDKVNT; encoded by the coding sequence ATGGGCAAACCCGAGATAAAAATTTCAATCAGAAACCTTGTTGAACTGGTACTGAGGTCTGGTGATATTGATAACAGGCTTGTTTCCTCGGGTAGAATGTTGGAAGGTACAAAAATACACCAGAAGATACAAAAGCAAGGTGGAGAATTATATAACAAAGAGGTTTCTCTTGCCCATAATTACGAGACCCAGGATTTCATATTCAGACTTGAAGGCCGTGCAGACGGTATTATATCAGAACCGGGCGGTGTTGTAATAGATGAAATAAAATCAACAGCACGTCCCCTTGAATTAATAGATGAAGAATTCAGTATTTTGCATTGGGCACAAGCCAAGTGCTATGCTTTTATTTATGCACTCCAGAATGAGCTTCAAAATATATATGTACAATTGACGTATTTTCACATAGATACGGAAGAAACTAAAAATATCAGAAAACTGTTTTCAATTAAAGAACTGAATGAGTTTATTGAAGACTTATTGGATAAATATGTGGTATGGGCCAGTATTTCGGATTCATGGAATAAACAAAGAGACGATTCCATAAAAAGCCTTCAGTTTCCGTTTAAGTCATACAGAAGGGGCCAGCGTGAGCTTGCAGTTGCAGTATATAAAACTATAATGCAAGGCAAAAAATTGTTTGCTCAGGCTCCTACAGGTATTGGAAAAACCATATCAACGCTTTTTCCTGCTGTTAAAGCCCTAGGTGAACAACACATCTCAAAAATATTTTATCTAACAGCAAAAACCATTACAAGGCAGGTAGCTGAAGAAGCATTTTCAAAAATGAGAGAGTGTGGTTTGGTATTCAGAACAATTACTCTTACTGCAAAGGATAAAATATGCTTTAATAAGGGCGGCAGCTGTAATCCGGATTTCTGTGAATATGCAAAAGGCCATTACAACAGGGTGAACAACGCAATGGAAGATGTGCTAAACACTTCCCAAAACCTGTCTCGGGAAGTAATAGAAGAATATGCACTCAAACATAAGGTTTGTCCATTTGAATTCAGCCTTGATTTGTCATTGTGGGCGGATTGTATTGTTTGTGACTACAATTATGCATTTGACCCGAGAGTATATCTAAAAAGATTTTTTCTCAATAATACGGGGGATTATGCTTTTTTGGTTGATGAGGCTCACAATTTGGTAGACAGAGCACGGGAAATGTTTTCTGCTCAAATCCATAAGTCAGCATATCTTGAGGCAAAAAAGCTTATGAAGTCAAAAGTCCCTAAGGTTGCCAAGATATTGAACAAAATAAATTCATATATGGTGACTCTTCGCAAACAATGTGCAGAAGAAGGCTTTATTATCAGCAAAACAGAGCTTAAAGATCTTTACAGGCTGCTAAACAACTTTATATCCGAATCAGAGGAATGGATATTAAAAAATCAAAATAACAACATTGAGGGTTTTGAACAGCTTCTGGAGGTTTATTTCGACTCAATAGCATTTACCAGAATGGCTGATTTTTATGATGAAAGATACGTTACATTTATAGAGACGAAGTCAATGGATGTCCGAGTAAAGCTTTTCTGTCTGGACCCCTCGTATTTGCTTTCTGATGCGGTAAAGAGAGGGAAAACAGCTGTGTTTTTCTCTGCAACGCTTACTCCTGTTAATTATTTTATGGATATACTTGGCGGGGACAAAGAGGATTACAACATTAACCTTGCTTCGCCATTTGACAAGGACAATCTTTGTCTTATCGTTAATGATAATATCTCTACAAGATATAAAAGCCGTGATAAAAGTTATGATAAAATAGTAGACATAATATGGTCTTCTATAAGCAAAAGGACAGGAAATTATGTAGTGTTTTTTCCCTCATATAAATATATGAACGAGGTTTATACAAGATTTACAGAGCAATATCCTGAAACGAATACAATAATACAGGAAACTTCCATGACAGAAGAAGAAAGGGAGAGCTTTCTAAACAGGTTTCAATCTGGTACTGAAAAGAGCCTTGTTTCCTTCGGTGTGTTGGGAGGAATATTTTCCGAGGGTATAGATTTAAAGGGAGACCGGCTTATAGGAGCTATAATAGTAGGGGTAGGACTTCCTCAGGTTAGTCCTGAACAAAATATAATCATGGATTATTTTAAAAACAAAAACCGTATGGGTTTTGAGAATGCATATATGTATCCGGGTATGAACAAAGTATTACAGGCGGCAGGAAGGGTAATCCGTTCAGAACACGATGTGGGAACAGTAATACTTCTTGATGAAAGATTTTCAAATGGAAACTACAGGAGGCTATTTCCGAAACACTGGGAACATGTCCTGCGTGTACAGGATACGGGACAGTTGGAAAAAAGATTGGAGCAGTTCTGGATAGATAAAGATATGGACAAGGTGAATACATGA
- a CDS encoding YqeG family HAD IIIA-type phosphatase, with protein sequence MIEKYYPDLYFDSIRHIDINILKEKGIKGIILDIDNTLVPMHTKDADENVINWVAELKKTGFKVCILSNASLKRVTRFNKEMSITAIHRAYKPAGKAFLNAADKMGLEPEKVAVVGDQIFTDIYGGNKVNMLTVLVKPIDKKEILYVRLKRHLEKRILRRFSNAHKSRLEIRNEWKKKRLQIERSRLN encoded by the coding sequence ATGATAGAAAAATATTATCCTGACTTATATTTTGATAGTATCAGACATATTGATATAAATATACTTAAAGAAAAAGGCATTAAGGGAATTATCCTTGATATAGATAATACTCTTGTTCCCATGCATACAAAGGATGCTGATGAAAATGTAATCAATTGGGTAGCTGAACTCAAAAAAACAGGGTTTAAGGTATGTATATTATCAAATGCTTCTTTAAAAAGGGTTACAAGATTTAACAAGGAAATGTCAATTACTGCAATACACAGGGCATATAAACCAGCAGGAAAAGCGTTTTTAAATGCAGCTGATAAAATGGGGCTGGAACCTGAAAAGGTAGCAGTTGTCGGTGACCAGATATTTACCGATATATATGGGGGAAACAAAGTAAATATGCTTACAGTTCTGGTTAAACCCATAGACAAAAAAGAAATTTTATATGTCAGGTTAAAAAGACATCTTGAAAAAAGAATTTTAAGACGTTTCAGCAATGCACACAAGTCAAGGCTAGAAATAAGAAATGAATGGAAGAAAAAAAGGCTTCAAATAGAAAGAAGCCGTTTAAATTAA
- the aroE gene encoding shikimate dehydrogenase — protein sequence MNLIEVVNGKTQLYGVLGNPVQHTKSPFIHNTLFKEFEINAIYLPIHVDKGKLEQVMDGFRAIKFSGFNVTVPFKKDIINHLDEVSAEGKLMGAINTVINKDGRFIGYNTDAEGFVRDFSDGFETTFKGKRVMLLGAGGTSRAIAVRLASEGIEHLTIVNRTEANAQSISNLVNSNFGDIVSTILPEKEILDRELENNHIIVNTTPAGMSTYLDSTPFDLDFNFNGTQLVYDVLYVPKKTRFLEQAEKTGCKIRNGFGMLINQGVSAFEIWTGMQVGREQTNKLLKKIENIEVF from the coding sequence ATGAACTTGATTGAAGTTGTTAACGGAAAAACACAGTTGTATGGTGTTCTAGGGAATCCGGTTCAACATACAAAATCACCATTTATTCATAATACACTCTTTAAAGAATTCGAGATAAATGCAATATATTTACCTATTCATGTTGACAAGGGAAAGTTGGAACAGGTTATGGACGGATTCAGGGCTATAAAGTTTTCAGGTTTTAATGTAACTGTTCCATTTAAAAAAGACATTATAAATCATTTAGATGAGGTTTCTGCAGAAGGTAAGCTTATGGGTGCAATTAATACTGTGATAAACAAAGATGGGAGATTCATAGGATATAATACGGACGCAGAAGGGTTTGTAAGAGATTTTTCAGATGGGTTTGAAACGACCTTTAAAGGAAAACGGGTAATGCTGCTGGGAGCAGGGGGAACGTCAAGGGCTATTGCTGTCAGGCTTGCATCCGAAGGTATAGAGCATCTCACCATAGTAAACAGGACAGAAGCCAACGCCCAAAGCATTTCTAATCTTGTAAACAGCAATTTTGGAGACATTGTGAGTACAATACTGCCCGAGAAAGAAATACTTGATAGAGAACTTGAAAACAACCATATTATTGTAAATACAACACCTGCAGGAATGAGTACATATCTTGATTCAACTCCTTTTGATTTAGATTTTAACTTTAACGGAACTCAGCTGGTATACGATGTTCTGTATGTTCCCAAGAAAACCAGATTCCTAGAACAGGCAGAAAAAACGGGATGCAAAATCAGAAACGGATTTGGTATGCTGATAAATCAGGGCGTATCAGCTTTTGAGATTTGGACGGGTATGCAGGTTGGAAGAGAACAGACTAATAAACTACTGAAAAAAATAGAAAATATAGAGGTATTTTGA
- a CDS encoding LCP family protein, with protein MNTRKFTYIITIVVGLFLFGMGTVFLYYANSVTGAAGNNSLPAILEGLNATTNKEPMNFFLLVGDKSSGNTDSMLVANYNPQNSEISIVTVPRDTNVKLKNNILPKINAAYAAGGRNHEGARYASEIVSNLTGININYYVHINISAIKKITDMLGGVYFDVPVDMKYDDPTQNLHINLKKGYQLLDGDKVEQLLRFRKPNGERYTKELKEFYDGSDIKRTEMQMKFIKEFIKQKLKVQNIPKLNPVLNYAFENIITNMTLSDALKMTSGLISISPDNFNSFRLDGKDKVINKGWYYIYNGNMINIETKESLPAAEIVEKYFFSPNGIATPSGELYVPDESNDDADETKAPPAVKKKPAIKKQNPSNTETDTKGTSKG; from the coding sequence ATGAATACTAGAAAATTTACTTATATAATTACAATAGTAGTAGGCCTGTTTCTTTTTGGAATGGGAACAGTTTTCCTTTACTATGCAAACAGCGTAACCGGAGCAGCAGGCAATAATTCTTTGCCTGCAATACTCGAAGGGCTTAACGCTACTACCAATAAAGAACCCATGAATTTTTTCCTGCTTGTGGGTGATAAGTCAAGCGGAAATACAGACTCAATGCTTGTGGCGAACTACAATCCGCAAAACAGCGAGATCAGCATTGTTACGGTACCAAGAGATACCAATGTAAAATTAAAAAACAATATACTGCCTAAAATTAATGCTGCTTACGCAGCAGGAGGACGAAATCATGAAGGTGCAAGATATGCTTCCGAAATTGTAAGCAATCTCACCGGGATAAATATAAACTATTATGTGCATATAAATATTTCCGCAATTAAAAAAATTACAGATATGCTTGGCGGAGTTTATTTTGACGTTCCTGTTGATATGAAGTATGACGACCCTACTCAGAACCTTCATATTAATTTGAAAAAAGGCTATCAGCTGCTTGACGGCGACAAAGTTGAACAATTGCTACGTTTCAGAAAGCCAAACGGGGAGCGTTACACAAAAGAGTTAAAAGAATTTTATGACGGCAGCGATATAAAGAGAACCGAGATGCAGATGAAGTTTATAAAGGAATTTATAAAGCAAAAGCTAAAGGTACAGAATATTCCAAAGCTCAATCCTGTACTTAACTACGCCTTTGAAAATATCATTACCAATATGACTTTATCAGATGCATTAAAGATGACATCAGGCCTTATAAGTATATCACCAGACAACTTTAATTCTTTCAGGCTTGACGGTAAAGATAAAGTTATAAATAAAGGATGGTACTATATATACAACGGTAATATGATTAATATTGAGACAAAAGAATCTCTTCCGGCAGCTGAGATAGTAGAAAAGTACTTTTTTTCTCCCAATGGTATAGCAACACCTTCTGGGGAATTATATGTTCCTGATGAAAGCAATGATGATGCGGATGAAACAAAGGCTCCGCCAGCTGTGAAAAAGAAACCGGCTATAAAGAAACAAAATCCCTCAAACACTGAAACTGACACAAAAGGAACATCAAAGGGATAA
- a CDS encoding DedA family protein, whose protein sequence is MTSIIHNLLMPLIDIIEGMGVWGIGLWMLFESSCIPLPSEIILPFGGMMASQGSITLLEANIAAAVGSLIGSMFAYFVGSYGGRPFILKYGKYFFVSEKNFYKAEEVFKKRGMLAVCLGRLLPVIRTFISLPAGIAKINKFKFIIFSTIGMLPWNFTLIYLGYVFGKDYETKIRPYFKGFENIVIALILICIVLFVIYKIISSRRNSKSMGK, encoded by the coding sequence ATGACAAGTATTATTCATAACCTTTTAATGCCTTTAATCGATATAATTGAAGGTATGGGAGTCTGGGGTATTGGGCTTTGGATGCTCTTTGAAAGCAGTTGTATACCCCTTCCCAGTGAAATTATACTACCTTTTGGTGGAATGATGGCCTCACAGGGAAGTATTACCCTTCTGGAAGCAAATATAGCTGCCGCCGTAGGCAGTCTTATAGGTTCTATGTTTGCTTACTTTGTAGGTTCTTACGGTGGCAGACCTTTTATACTGAAATACGGAAAGTACTTTTTTGTATCGGAAAAGAATTTTTACAAAGCAGAAGAGGTATTTAAAAAAAGAGGTATGCTGGCTGTATGTCTCGGAAGGCTTCTTCCCGTAATAAGAACATTTATTTCTTTACCCGCTGGAATTGCTAAAATAAATAAATTTAAGTTTATTATTTTTTCTACTATTGGAATGCTGCCATGGAATTTTACTCTGATTTATCTTGGTTATGTATTCGGAAAGGATTATGAGACTAAAATCAGGCCGTATTTTAAGGGTTTTGAAAATATAGTAATAGCACTGATTTTAATCTGCATTGTCCTATTTGTAATTTACAAGATTATTTCTTCCCGCAGAAATAGCAAGTCAATGGGCAAATAA
- a CDS encoding late competence development ComFB family protein: protein MVTLKNYMEEVVFNLIDSVLNDIDMCKCELCIKDIAALALNSLPPKYIVSEKGELYSKVNSLRSQFEVDVISAITKAAVLVKKTPRHK, encoded by the coding sequence ATGGTAACGTTAAAAAATTATATGGAGGAAGTTGTATTCAACCTTATAGACAGCGTCCTGAATGATATCGACATGTGCAAATGCGAATTATGTATTAAGGATATAGCTGCTCTTGCTCTTAACAGCCTTCCTCCGAAATACATTGTCTCTGAAAAGGGAGAGTTGTATTCAAAAGTAAACAGCTTGAGAAGCCAATTTGAGGTAGATGTTATATCAGCTATCACAAAAGCCGCAGTTCTTGTAAAAAAAACACCAAGGCATAAATAA